Genomic segment of Ewingella sp. CoE-038-23:
ACGGTGGCGGATCCCAACCTTGACCATTTATATGAAAATTACAGCCAACCGCGCTGCGCATATTGGGTGGTGGAGCTGGATGGGCAGATCGCGGGCGGCGGCGGGGTCGCACCTCTACAGGGCGCAGAAGATGATTTGTGTGAATTACAGAAAATGTATTTCCACTCGGCATTGCGCGGGAAAGGTTTAGCCAAGAAATTAGCCTTACAGGCATTAGATTTTGCCCGCACCCAAGGCTTTGCACGCTGCTATTTAGAAACCACCGGCAGCCTGACGCAGGCCGTGGCTTTATATGAGCACTTAGGTTTTGTGCATATTGACGGACCATTAGGCAATACAGGTCATACTGATTGTGAAGTTACCATGCTTAAACTGCTATAATCAGGCACGATTAAGTTTGGATCGGCTAACTTTGGCACAGGCATCAGTATGTTCACTTATAAAGAAATTTCGACGCTGAACGAATTAGAATTGATGGTGTATAACACCATCATTAAAAACACGGATAAAGTCATGTATATGACTATCCGTGAACTCGCTGATGCTGCGGGCGTTTCCACCACCACCGTGCTGCGTTTTTGCAAGAAAATGAATTGCGACGGATATTCAGAATTCCGTATTCGCTTTAAATTATATCTTGAACGTGATGAAAAGCCGCCGGTCTCTTTCGGTATTAGTGAGATTATTAGTTACTTTAAAAGTATTAATAATAGCGAGTTTGATGAGTTATTAGATAAAGCCGCTGCGCAAATTGCTTCCACCCGCAGAATTATATTTGTGGGCATTGGCACGTCGGGCGCTTTGGGTAAATATAGCGCGCGTTTTTTTTCTAATATTGGTAAGTTCAGCACTTATATTGATGACCCTTATTACCCAATTAATAGCGATATGTATCAGGATGCCATCGCGATTATTTTTTCGGTTTCTGGCGAGACAGAAGAGATCATCCGCATTGCCAGCCAGTTCAGTTTGCAGAATTGCAAAATTATCAGCCTGACCAACAGCGAAAGTTCCACGCTGGCCCGCATGGCGGACCTCAACATCTCTTACCACATGCCACCCATTCTGCTCGAAGGCCACTACAATATTACGACGCAGATCCCAGTTTTGTATATTATCGAAACTATCGGCAAAAAACTGCCGCCGCTAATTAATGAAAATATTATTAAGCACCCTAAATAAAACAGGGTGTTTTAGATATGTAACATCTACCAAATAAGCCGCTTTGTTATATCGTGACTTCAAATTCTTTTTTGCTAAACTCCCGTCCGAAGTATAAAAATAATAATCTCACCTCTCGTGCCAAAAGTTATACCCGCAGTGATTGACGTTTCAGCTAGGCAGCCAAAGCGCCAAATACCACGGGTATTAGGAGAATAATAATGGCGATTGATTACGCTCAAACTGCTCAGGAAGTTGTTAAATATATTGGTGGCGATAATAATGTGATTAGCGTCACACATTGCGCAACTCGATTACGTTTTATTTTGAAAGATAATAGCATTGTCGATAAAGAGGAATTAAAACGCGTTAAAGGCGTAATTACCGTTATCGAAGCGGGCGGGCAGATGCAGGTGGTTATCGGCAACCACGTCAGCGATGCTTATAAACAGGTTCTGCGACTGATCACCGTTGACGAAAATGCCCCGGTCTCTGCACCGAATGTCGGCATTGTCAGCCGGGTGATGGACGTCATCTCGAGCATTTTTACTCCCTTCCTTTACCAACTCGCGGCCTGCGGTATTTTACAGGGGATCATCTCCTTCCTGGCCGCCGTCGGCATTATGGACTCCAGCAGCGGCACTTACCGCATCCTGAACTTTGTGTCGTGGACGGCATTCACCTTCCTGCCAGTGATGATCGCCTTTACGGCGGCTAAAAAATTCAACGTTCATCCATTCACCGCTGTTATCACCGCCTGTGCGCTGATCAGCCCTGACTACATGAACATGGTGACGGCGTTCAAAATCACCACTATCAACTCTGCGGACCCTGCGATGCAGCAATTGATGCGTGAAGCCGTTAGCAACCCGGAAATCGCCAATGCTCTGACCAATCTCGTGGGCATTCCGCTCTCCGCGCCGACGCTGGACTTCCTCGGCATTCCGGTGAAATACCTCAGCTACACCGCGTCAGTTATCCCCATCATTCTGATGGTTTGGGCGATGTCCTACGTTGAGCGTTTCTTCAATAAAATCCTGCCAGTGGTGATCCGCAACCTGTTCACCCCAATGTTCTGTATCGCGATTATGGTGCCGATGACCCTGCTGGTGTTTGGCCCGATTGGCAACCTGATTGGCGGCGCGATCGGCGGCGTTTATAACTACCTGTATCATCTCAGCCCGACCGTGGCAGGCTTCGTGGTGGGTGCCTTCTGGCAGCCGTTAGTCACCCTTGGCGTTCATTGGGGCATTACGCCGGTTACCGTCGGCAACTACGCAACCTTGGGTTATGACACCTTCACTGGCCTCCAGGCTTCTGCGGTATTCGCTATGACCGGCACCATGTTCGGCGTTTATCTGAAAACCCGTAGCCGTGAAATGAAAGGTATTTCACTGTCAGCGGGCGTAACCGGGCTGTTTGGGATCACCGAACCGGCTATCTATGGTGTGGCGCTGCGCCTGAAAAAACCTTTCCTGTGCAGCTGTGCTGCGGGCGGGATTGGCGGCGCGATTGCAGGCTCATTCAACGCCGTTTCATGGAGTTACTGCCTGCCGGGCATCGCGGTGCTGCCGGTGTTCTTCAAAGAAGGCCACATGCCGCAGTTCCTCGGATTCCTGCTTTCTATCACCGTGGCGTTCGTGCTCGGCGCGCTGTTCACCTATCTGGTCGGCTTTAAAGACGAAGTGGAAAGCCAACCCAAA
This window contains:
- a CDS encoding MurR/RpiR family transcriptional regulator; the encoded protein is MFTYKEISTLNELELMVYNTIIKNTDKVMYMTIRELADAAGVSTTTVLRFCKKMNCDGYSEFRIRFKLYLERDEKPPVSFGISEIISYFKSINNSEFDELLDKAAAQIASTRRIIFVGIGTSGALGKYSARFFSNIGKFSTYIDDPYYPINSDMYQDAIAIIFSVSGETEEIIRIASQFSLQNCKIISLTNSESSTLARMADLNISYHMPPILLEGHYNITTQIPVLYIIETIGKKLPPLINENIIKHPK
- a CDS encoding GNAT family N-acetyltransferase — encoded protein: MSTATPLNLQVRLIRPEDNAAIANVIRQVSAEFGLTADKGYTVADPNLDHLYENYSQPRCAYWVVELDGQIAGGGGVAPLQGAEDDLCELQKMYFHSALRGKGLAKKLALQALDFARTQGFARCYLETTGSLTQAVALYEHLGFVHIDGPLGNTGHTDCEVTMLKLL
- a CDS encoding PTS transporter subunit EIIC; amino-acid sequence: MAIDYAQTAQEVVKYIGGDNNVISVTHCATRLRFILKDNSIVDKEELKRVKGVITVIEAGGQMQVVIGNHVSDAYKQVLRLITVDENAPVSAPNVGIVSRVMDVISSIFTPFLYQLAACGILQGIISFLAAVGIMDSSSGTYRILNFVSWTAFTFLPVMIAFTAAKKFNVHPFTAVITACALISPDYMNMVTAFKITTINSADPAMQQLMREAVSNPEIANALTNLVGIPLSAPTLDFLGIPVKYLSYTASVIPIILMVWAMSYVERFFNKILPVVIRNLFTPMFCIAIMVPMTLLVFGPIGNLIGGAIGGVYNYLYHLSPTVAGFVVGAFWQPLVTLGVHWGITPVTVGNYATLGYDTFTGLQASAVFAMTGTMFGVYLKTRSREMKGISLSAGVTGLFGITEPAIYGVALRLKKPFLCSCAAGGIGGAIAGSFNAVSWSYCLPGIAVLPVFFKEGHMPQFLGFLLSITVAFVLGALFTYLVGFKDEVESQPKSSAKAADTTAPQAQLNQA